The Sinomicrobium kalidii genome contains a region encoding:
- a CDS encoding 3-keto-disaccharide hydrolase — protein MRKLSISTLAFIAAFCFIQCAPEKKAAADGWTSLFDGKTLNGWKRVAGEAEYTVADSAIVGIAKAGSPNTFLISEKEYGDFILELEIKVEHRTSNSGVQIRSNYDPRGRDGKGKVFGYQAELDPSDRAWSGGIYDEARRGWLYPLSLNPEARKAFRFGEYNKYRIEAIGNEIKTWVNGVETAYLVDSTDAKGIIGLQVHSISNPEDAGNKTYFKNIRIKTDSLEPTPFKKDVYVVNNLKNRLSDYEKQTGCKLLFNGKNSEGWIGAYKDSFPDFGWTINDGILTIEASGGEESTNAGDIVTTKEYSAFDLSFDFKLTEGANSGVKYFVTLSEGNEGSAIGLEFQILDDERHPDAKKGKDGNRTLASLYDLIKADKQPRFVKPIGEWNKGRVVVYPDNKVEHYLNGIKVLEYQRGSEAYRKLVAASKYKIWENFGEAGKGHILLQDHGDKVSFKNIRIKELH, from the coding sequence ATGCGAAAACTAAGTATTTCTACCCTGGCATTTATCGCTGCTTTCTGTTTTATACAATGTGCACCCGAAAAAAAAGCCGCTGCAGACGGGTGGACTTCCCTCTTTGACGGGAAAACCCTCAACGGGTGGAAACGGGTGGCCGGGGAAGCGGAATATACCGTAGCGGACAGCGCCATTGTCGGAATAGCAAAGGCGGGCAGTCCCAACACCTTCCTGATCAGTGAAAAGGAATACGGTGACTTTATCCTGGAACTGGAGATCAAGGTAGAACACAGAACCAGCAACTCAGGTGTGCAGATCCGAAGTAATTACGATCCCCGGGGCAGGGACGGTAAGGGAAAAGTATTTGGCTACCAGGCCGAACTCGACCCTTCAGACAGGGCATGGTCCGGCGGAATATACGACGAAGCCCGCAGAGGCTGGCTCTACCCCCTCTCCCTTAACCCGGAAGCCCGTAAGGCATTCCGCTTCGGGGAATACAACAAATACCGGATAGAAGCCATCGGAAACGAAATAAAGACCTGGGTAAACGGTGTGGAAACCGCCTATCTCGTAGACAGTACGGATGCCAAAGGAATTATAGGCCTTCAGGTACACAGCATCAGCAATCCCGAAGATGCGGGGAACAAGACCTACTTTAAAAACATCCGTATAAAAACCGATAGCCTGGAACCGACACCATTTAAAAAAGATGTGTATGTGGTGAACAACCTCAAAAACCGGCTTTCCGACTACGAAAAACAAACCGGCTGTAAACTGCTCTTTAACGGTAAAAACAGTGAAGGGTGGATCGGCGCTTACAAAGACAGTTTTCCCGATTTCGGATGGACCATCAACGACGGAATTCTTACCATCGAAGCTTCGGGTGGCGAAGAATCCACCAATGCGGGTGATATCGTAACCACCAAAGAGTACAGTGCTTTTGACCTCTCCTTCGACTTTAAACTCACGGAAGGCGCCAACAGCGGTGTTAAATATTTTGTTACGCTCTCTGAAGGCAACGAAGGTTCTGCCATAGGACTGGAATTCCAGATCCTCGACGACGAGAGGCATCCGGATGCCAAAAAGGGAAAAGACGGCAACCGCACCCTGGCTTCCCTGTATGACCTCATTAAGGCAGACAAGCAACCCCGTTTCGTAAAACCCATCGGCGAATGGAACAAGGGCCGTGTGGTGGTATATCCCGACAATAAGGTAGAACACTACCTCAACGGTATAAAAGTCCTCGAATATCAACGCGGTTCCGAAGCCTACCGTAAACTGGTGGCAGCGAGCAAGTACAAGATATGGGAAAACTTCGGGGAAGCCGGGAAAGGCCATATCCTCTTACAAGACCACGGCGATAAAGTGAGTTTCAAGAACATCAGGATAAAGGAGTTGCATTAA
- a CDS encoding Gfo/Idh/MocA family protein — protein MNRRNFIKNGTMGTGALLFSGGVWSGLANTGNDRVYRIGIIGFGDRGSGLFNVLKDFKAKFRVIAICDPLDLRIDNARKMADTDKVKIYRDHRKLLENKAVDAVIIATPLNTHYEIAKNSLEAGKHVLLEKAMTFTVDQALSLSKIAENHSKQTLQIGHQYRYSPLYYKVRKMIQDGYLGKVTQIDARWDRNWNWRRPVPDPRLERKINWRMYREYSGGLPAELLSHQMDFIHWAFDCLPTTVYGTGGIDNYNDGRETYDNVQVNVRYEKEGMIGNFGATCSNQHDGYSFRIKGSRGMVSLLVDDGIFYPEPETRKELEEVDGVSGATKITWNDDKKGIPLVDSPLKDGSYYAFEDFYAAISENTLPDSNVYTGGSTAICVALANTSIYGGNPQQWKTAYNLASDHKDKATVDSPSRKQKAREEEK, from the coding sequence TTGAACAGACGGAATTTCATAAAAAACGGTACCATGGGCACAGGCGCCCTCCTGTTTTCCGGAGGGGTATGGTCCGGCCTTGCGAACACCGGGAACGACCGGGTATACCGCATAGGGATCATAGGCTTTGGCGACCGCGGAAGCGGCCTTTTTAATGTACTAAAGGATTTTAAAGCTAAATTCAGGGTTATCGCCATATGTGATCCGCTGGATCTCAGGATTGATAACGCCCGTAAAATGGCAGACACCGACAAGGTGAAAATTTACAGGGATCACCGGAAGCTTCTCGAAAACAAAGCGGTGGATGCCGTGATTATAGCCACACCCCTGAATACCCACTACGAAATTGCCAAAAATTCGCTCGAAGCCGGGAAGCACGTACTTCTCGAAAAAGCGATGACCTTTACCGTAGATCAGGCACTGAGCCTTTCGAAAATAGCGGAAAACCACTCTAAACAGACCTTACAGATCGGACACCAGTACCGCTATTCTCCTTTGTATTATAAAGTCCGTAAAATGATACAGGACGGTTACCTGGGTAAAGTTACCCAGATCGATGCCCGCTGGGACCGCAACTGGAACTGGAGAAGGCCCGTACCCGATCCCCGACTGGAACGGAAGATCAACTGGCGGATGTACAGGGAATATTCGGGCGGACTGCCCGCCGAACTCCTCTCCCACCAGATGGACTTTATACACTGGGCCTTTGATTGCCTGCCCACTACCGTTTACGGTACCGGAGGCATCGATAACTATAATGATGGCCGGGAAACCTATGATAATGTACAGGTAAATGTCCGTTATGAAAAAGAGGGCATGATCGGGAATTTCGGGGCCACCTGCTCCAACCAGCACGACGGGTATTCCTTCCGCATCAAGGGGTCCAGGGGCATGGTATCCCTGCTTGTCGATGACGGTATTTTTTATCCCGAGCCGGAAACCCGGAAAGAACTGGAAGAAGTGGACGGTGTAAGCGGGGCCACAAAAATTACATGGAACGATGACAAAAAAGGCATCCCCCTTGTGGATTCCCCGCTGAAAGACGGCAGCTACTATGCATTCGAGGACTTTTATGCAGCCATTTCAGAAAACACCCTTCCCGATTCCAACGTATATACCGGCGGATCAACGGCTATTTGCGTTGCCCTGGCCAACACTTCCATTTACGGCGGAAATCCGCAACAGTGGAAAACGGCTTACAACCTGGCTTCGGACCACAAGGATAAAGCAACGGTCGACAGCCCGTCCCGAAAACAAAAGGCCCGGGAAGAAGAAAAATAA
- a CDS encoding collagen-like triple helix repeat-containing protein, giving the protein MKSTFNYFIALIMSIGLVACSAEDGDIGPPGPQGEQGPRGAQGPQGEQGPQGEQGPPGADGQDGQDGQDGEDGNANVMYSDWFFPDWNMSDGSTFKRMEVEDSNFSDTWSEGGATLVYWRTNNGSTFLLPWNSYNSSGDLVIKRSVLYRNSTSIWITIRKYGSDFTDQETEGQVGSTIYNRIRYVIIPGNVELPAKSALDYTDYAAVKAYYNLPD; this is encoded by the coding sequence ATGAAAAGTACATTTAATTATTTTATTGCGTTGATTATGAGTATCGGACTGGTGGCCTGTTCGGCCGAAGACGGTGATATAGGCCCTCCCGGTCCGCAGGGAGAACAAGGCCCCCGGGGAGCGCAGGGGCCACAGGGTGAACAGGGGCCGCAAGGCGAGCAAGGTCCTCCGGGTGCAGACGGACAGGATGGACAGGACGGACAGGACGGCGAAGACGGAAATGCGAATGTTATGTATTCCGATTGGTTTTTTCCCGATTGGAACATGAGCGATGGCTCCACATTCAAAAGAATGGAAGTTGAAGACAGTAATTTTAGCGATACCTGGTCGGAAGGCGGGGCAACATTGGTGTACTGGAGGACAAATAACGGCTCTACGTTTTTACTTCCGTGGAATTCGTATAATTCATCCGGAGATTTGGTCATAAAAAGGAGTGTGTTATACCGAAATTCCACAAGTATTTGGATAACGATAAGAAAATACGGTTCTGATTTTACCGATCAGGAAACCGAAGGGCAGGTTGGCAGTACCATTTATAACAGGATACGTTATGTTATTATTCCGGGGAATGTAGAGCTCCCGGCAAAATCGGCTCTGGATTATACGGATTATGCTGCCGTAAAAGCATACTATAACCTGCCCGATTAA
- a CDS encoding lipocalin family protein, whose protein sequence is MKTLPCLFVFAAGLLLGACNSDDDTPAVPDNNTPEDVILNSPANDTDEIDPDSVALTWKQALDPDGDMVSYNVFLDKNNPPATLVVSGTTAGVYTVENALDFDTSYYWKVIAADNKGGESESDIAMFTTRKATTADFITGRWYLESIVDNDGVGEDLDDCKKNSYMQFTAEGAGAVATYSDSASGCYGSIRSLEYELVSDTEIKIIYTDIIEEKTESSEREELLIVASITETRIECKYASDDKTYIFSKELLHPSLN, encoded by the coding sequence ATGAAAACTTTACCGTGTTTATTTGTTTTTGCCGCAGGCTTGCTTCTGGGAGCGTGTAATAGTGATGATGACACCCCGGCTGTACCGGATAACAATACTCCGGAAGATGTAATACTCAACAGCCCGGCAAATGATACCGACGAAATTGATCCTGACAGTGTAGCCCTTACCTGGAAACAGGCCTTAGACCCCGACGGGGATATGGTGTCTTACAATGTATTTCTGGATAAAAACAACCCGCCCGCTACTTTGGTGGTTTCCGGTACTACGGCAGGTGTTTACACCGTTGAAAATGCATTGGATTTTGATACGTCCTATTACTGGAAAGTGATCGCCGCAGATAACAAGGGCGGCGAAAGCGAAAGTGATATAGCCATGTTTACAACCCGGAAAGCCACTACTGCCGACTTTATTACAGGCAGATGGTATTTGGAAAGCATTGTGGATAATGACGGTGTCGGGGAAGACCTTGACGACTGTAAAAAGAACTCCTATATGCAATTTACGGCTGAAGGAGCGGGTGCGGTGGCCACCTATTCCGATTCCGCATCGGGATGTTACGGGAGTATCCGTAGCCTGGAATACGAACTGGTTTCCGACACGGAAATAAAGATCATCTATACAGATATCATCGAGGAAAAAACCGAAAGTTCGGAAAGGGAAGAACTGCTCATCGTAGCATCGATTACCGAGACCAGGATAGAATGCAAGTATGCATCCGATGATAAAACATATATATTCAGTAAAGAACTTTTGCACCCTTCCTTAAATTAA